From the Drechmeria coniospora strain ARSEF 6962 chromosome 02, whole genome shotgun sequence genome, the window ACGTACGGGCTGGTGTCCGCGCTGTGCTGGTTTCCCAGATCCAAGGTGGCCGATAGGCCGTGGAGGGACAGCAACATTGCCTTggcacgacgccgtcggccgtggcaTAATTCACCCAAGGCATCTTGATTTCCGACCTCGTACAGGCCTCCTCGGTCAGTGACGTGGACGGTTTCGTGGTGAGGTCAAAATGCAGGCACCGGTGGCGCGCATGACAGCTGAGACATGGATCCGCGGCGGCTTTCCGGCAGCCTGGAACATAGCGTCAAGAAACGAGAAGCGAGAAGGATGTCCCGTTGGTTAGCGTATGGCATCTGCTttttacacctacttactcaCAACTACCTCAAAGCTTGGCAGAACCCTGGGCCCCGGCGATAGCGCTACGGCTCTCGATGCTTGGCTGGACTGGACCGGACTGGGGGTTCGCGGGACGGGAGCATGCTGGTGCCAGTGCGGGCCCGCTTCTTCGGACAGGCGGTCGGGGCGGTCGGTCAGAAAAGGGGGCATCATGAAATACTCGTGCCCCGTGGCTCCGTATCGCACCGCGCTCCGGTCGGCAAGGAGCAAATTGAATGAAAGGTACGAGtaggaaaaaaaaagaagagAAAATAGTCAATACTATTTCAGCAGTGCCGTGGtggcaggcgacgacggtagGGCCTGCCTGCCGTGCCTTGACGGTTCTCGCTCGCTCTTGCCTTCTTTTCCTTGAAGACCATCACGTGCGCAAGCAATGTCCCTCCGTCAGTCACGCAttcccgtacatgtacacgtagcATCATGACACGCGTACAAGCGCACGACGGCCATTACTCGTCGGTGTCAACATATTCTCCCTCCCTTCCACCAGCATCGGTCCGTTCTGGTCATCAAATTTTGCATCCATGATCCGTCTACAGGCACGAACGCATGTGCTGTGCAACTACGCACGTCTAGTGCAACGGGTGCGCTGACCTCTTAATGTATCATTCCAGCCTTCTCCGTCTCACCCACGCACCGCACCACGAACCATGATGGCATGCACCTTGCCACGCACGCCACTCATGCATCCATCAACCATCAATCTGCCATGCATCCATCATCCGTCCAATGCATCAGCCATCCGTACAATGCATCCCTCCATTCATTCGTCCTTTACGAAACGAGCCTGCCTCGCCGGCTCACCAATCGTGACGCTTGCTGCCTGACGCGGCCACGGATGATGCCTTATGTCGCTGACGGCTGACGAGAGGCACAGGACGGTCTGCCAGCATACAGCATGCCAAGGTACAAAAAAAAACTTCACCTACCGACGCAGCCCGTCTCTGAAGAGCAATGGCACCATTTCGACCGGCTCGGCTTGGTTTTCCCGCCGCTTCCGTATCACGACTTGAACGTGCTGCTCACTCCAGGTGACCAAATCATCTCATGTCCTTGGGCCATCTAGGGGCGAGCGTCAGCATCCAACTCTCGGCGGCTTCCCCGCGCGAGTCGCGGGTACTTTTGCGAGCTTCCAAATTCGTCCCCCCGCCGCCTGCCGCGGCTTGCAAGCGGTCCTCCTCGTGGGTGAACGGTACGCGAACATGGATGCAAGTGCGCGAATGGCCATGTCCCCGTGAATCTCCGGGACGGACCCGCACTATGCCGCCTGCTACCTTTCATGAGCCGCGTCCTAGACACCATGTCAGCCCAGGGGATACTTGTGCACATGTCCGAGAAGTCGTTGCGACGCATGTGCACAAACGGATGCTCCATCGAGGCTCCTCGTTTTCGCGGCACCAGGAATATGATTTACTGGCGGGCCCGTATCATCGACAGGCCAGAGAGGCGCCTGATCTGGTGCCCTAGTGGtgctccgccgtcgtgcaAAGGACGACGTATCATGTTACCGGTGCGACAACGTCGCTTCCCCGCCGCCCTGTCTTTCCGTCGGCAACTCGACGGGTGCATGTCGCTGCATCCTGGCCACTTCTCGGTCCTTCGCCCgcctccttgcccttggctGGAAGCATATCAAGACTCAGCTTCGCGCCATGCTCTTGGCGCGTCCACACGCTTGCCTAAACCCTCCATACTGAGTGCGAGCACGTTGCCTGCATCATCTAACGAATTATCCAACAGCACACATACACgcacatccatccattcattcCAATTCATTCCACTCCACCAGGCCCGCCTTCGGCATccttgccctgccctgccctgccctgcccatCCAATCCACCCATTCATTCATGGATGATACCAAGCCGAGCATGGCTTAGCCGAGCCTTTGCGTGTTCTTGACACCTCCAGAAGCACATGGTTTTGCGTATTCCGCGCGGGTCAGTGAGCATCCAAACCATCCATGACGTCTCCTGACCATGAAGGGGCATTCTTCGTCAGACGGCCGTGCCTGCACCGCACCCATCTTCGCTCGCGCCATTTTTGCGCAGGGTGTGGTGCAGTGCAGATTCGCTCGACGTTAGTTCCCTCGGGCGATGGCAGCCTACCATCTAGCTTCACCTCGCAGCCAACAGTTCACGTACTTGCCTCCATCTGCCGCCCTGTCCCGCCTCCGCCCCGTCCCgccccgtctccgtctccgtcctccTTCGACTTATTGTTGTTCGCTCCCAACCCCTCTATCcttggtgcatgtacagacaTACATAACCATCCCGAGCCCTTGGCGAACTGAACCCTTGACCAGATCCGCCCCCAACGTCCTTCTCCAGCTCGCTTCTGCAGTCATCGCCGCCCATGTCAACGTGTACACGGGCAACATGACCACAGCAACGGCCGCCCCTGGTGCAGTTTCGCAAAGCTCTCCTTCCGCCGCGCCGCAACGGGACATCGCAACGTCCACATCCCTATCGACCGACGAAGATGTCTACTCTCGCGGCAACGGAACCTCTGTTCCTGAGCCTATCCAAGTCGTCCCTCCACCGTGGACCCTGATCGGCGATGTCTATTGCATCTCCTTTTGGACCTCGGCAGCCGCCGCAGAGAAGCTTCCGGGGCATGCTTACTCGCCGCTCGAAGCTGGAACCGACTTTGCTGATCCCAGGGGCGGCAAGCCTGTCGGTGGCCTCGGCATGATCCAGATCATCCGTTTCCGAGAATCGCCAGTCGGTCCCTACGACGAGATGTTGATCGTCCCTGGTTCCTTCGATTGGTCCCGAGACGGCCCGGAAGGCCATCCGGTGGTGGGGCGCAACCCGCGAATCACTCGCGTCTACGTTTCTCAAAAGCACACTTGCTACAACGGCAGGATACGTATGTCCGAGCGTCTACAGCAATCTTCGCCGTCCCCCCGGTCCCTCGTCCCACGTTTCATCCCATGCGAAAAAAATACACATTGCCTTTCCTCTCTTACGTCACAGCCTTTTCGAGAGCTTCGGAATATTGACAGTTAATTCCTCTAGATTGGAACTGCCCGAAGCACCTCGCCAGATTTGACTGGGACACGGGACCGAACGATTCAGTCAGGGTGAAGGTATACCCTCATGACACTGCCGGAGATTTGACCGAGTCAGCGCCCAGCACAGCGCCCTTCTTTCAGACCAGTTTCACCCCCATGTCCTACCTTCCACCCTTTCCTTTCGCCACCAGATGGGCCAATTATCTCGGCTTCCAAACAACCCTCACCATGCCGCCCCTACCTCCAGGCCAGGGCAGTCAGGGTGAGCTTCCCGGCACGGACCGATGGTGCACCGTGGTGCCGAAGCAGTACAGCCCCCAAACACGAACTGGATGGTTCGACATGTCGATGCGTGACGCGGACGAAAAGCTCATGGGAGAATACGAGAACTTCTGGCCCGGCCTTGGTCGTTGGCAACTTGGCGTAAAAATGGAGAATGCGAGGCTGAGATTTGATGATCCCCTAGAGACTTGGCAGGCAAAGGCAAGGGCTCGTTTGTAAGAGAATTTAAATGGACTTTGCCCCTGTCCCAGCAGCCTCACCGTGCTTGTGTGGACCCTTTTCCCACATCCACCCATCCAACAACCTCTGTATGTTAGTTTTCCGGCGCATGACACTCGGCGCTTGCACAACAGGTTTTGGGACAGTAGTGTGTATGCCAAACAATGGCAACTGTTTGCGACAGAGAAATCACATCACGAGCTCACGATGCCTCGTAACCATTGTTCGCCTTCGGGACGGCTGCCATCGAGGCCTTGGCTCCTACATGAAGCGAGGTCAGACCCGACAAGCTCGTGTCGCTGGCGTTGGGCAAACGCGTAGGAGCGGTATATTTGGTTTGAGGGCAGGTAATGTCACCCAACACGACAAGGGAATGGACATGGGGGCAAGTGCAAATAGAGCCTCGCGATGACGACGTTCAGGTTGACTACAGTTGGACATTGTCGAGAAATTCGCCTGCGGACAGGGACTGTCTAGTCCTCCGGGAGTTGTATAGTTGGTGTCAATCATACGTCAACGATGCCGAAAGTCGAGCACAACATTGCCAGCCAGCCTCCATAATTGACCCTGCCATCAGGCCCTGTATCTACCGTTGGAAATTGGAAATGGAAATTGTGGGTTAGGTTTGGCCACTACGTGCTTTTTCACCCCCCTACCTCTCTGCCACTCAAGATGGCCTAGTCGCGAACTTGGCTTCTATCTATCCGTCCGCTGTAAACCGTCCGATATCCAGTCATGCCATCTATCTAGGCCCTAGAGACGCGACAGAAAACAAGAAAGGAAGACGGAAAGGAAACAAAGTATCCCAACACTGATGCAGCGAGCCGCGTCGCCAGGTATACAACATCCGACATACGCAGTGGTCCCTAGGAACCCAACTCCCTCGCCCAACCAATACTGCCCACTCCGGCCCATCAGCAGATCGCCAGCGGCACAAGCGCTGGGCGGTGCCAATGACGGCTCAGATCATGTCGCTAGATTGCGTGCCACTCTGCCTCAGGTGAGTAAGCATAACTGCTCTTGGTCCATCGATTTTCTCGCTCATCCGATGCAAGCTTCCGATGCGAGGTGCCATGGAGACGAACATATATGCAAATTGTCTATTTTGCATTGGAATGCACATGAACCATCCGGACACGGTGCTTTGAAGTGTGCGGTGCTGATCCAAATCCCAACACGAACTGTGATGGTGTACACAAAGAAAGGGAATAGGGGGAAGGGGGTGATGACGAAACAACATCATCTCTTCAGGAAAGGGCGCATGCGTGACGAGcggcatggcatggcgtTGCGTGGCATGTGCCTGCCGACGGGGATCTTCATTTCTTGGCCACCACGTCTCGGGCGTAGAATTCGACAAGCATGGTCGCATAGGCTTCGAGGTCTTCGACAGGCACGGCGAGGCGAAAGTCGTTGAGGATGAGGAATTGAATCTCGAGGTGATTTAACTCGGCGAGAGGAAGGCCACCAACCTGGTAGAGTTAGATTGAAACGAGAACCGCAGACGGCGGGTTGTTGACCGGGGCGGCTTACCTTGGCGTATCTGGAATTGGTGTAGAAGACATCGGAGAAGAACTTGCTGGCGCACGTTACGCCAGAAATGATGAGGCGGTGAATGTTGAAACTGTCGACGACAAAGTAGGTGGAAGGattggcgtcgacgggtgacccggcgaggtcggcaacCTTGTCGGACTTGGTCATCTCCCTACGATGATTGGGGCCCACGGCCGCGTCcgccatctcgtcgtcgtcgtcgtcgtcgtcgtcgtcgtcggcaaggtcggagtcgatctcgtcggcttcgcgAGAGGCGACAGCTCGGCCGTTGTCGCGCACGAGGGCGTCAGGCTGGGTCGACAGCCGATGAGACGAGGGAGTTCGCGTCGAGGCTGCGGCTTTTGATTCCTCCGACTTCACGATGAGGTCGTTGATGCGCTCCGTCATGCGATCAAAGTAGACGAGCAGGCTCAGGAAAACCTCGTAGGTAGTGGGGCAGTACTTGTGTATGCGAGACAGGTAGCTGAGGACGGTGATGGCGGGCACATTCTTGCCATGGAACGCGAGGACCGAGTGGCTCAGGGGACTCATCTGAGAGCCCGCGGCGTCGGTGGACTGGTtggcctgctgctggtggTTCACGTTGCGACGGGTGGCGTCGTGCTGCAGGTCGTTGGTGCCGGTGATCTTGGACAAGAGGGCGGCCACCATCTCGATGATGTCGCCGATGGGCATGGCGCTTATCTCGTACCTGACGGGCGAGTCGGTCGCCTTGTCGGCTGCGTCTCCGGCGGCCAGGTGGGTCGGGGCCAAGGTCATGACGTGAGCGAGATCACGGACGTGAACGACCGACTGGTGGCGGGTTGGGGTCGGATGAGGGGTCAGGTAGGAGGTGGGAGTTGACGGGCGGAAGTCGTCGACTGGCGGAGACGGCTGCGGGCAGCGGAGGGAGGCGTTCATGGAGCTCGGAGGTAGAGGGCGCGTCGGACAaggaccggcggcggcggcggcgtcattGGGTTGggaggccatcgacggcgccttCGCATCTTCGGCTCggagggaggcgacggcgacggtggacgacgacgatggaggaggcgagggcaCGCTCGAGGGGTGGCAGGCGTCCCGAcgggtgccgtcggcggccgaaggCGCGTCTTGGGAGGCTATCGGAGGCACCGGTCGctccccgccgtcggggaAGCAAGCGACAAAGGGCGAGTGGGAGAcggacgtggccgccgtcgcgcgtAGATGGCTAGCACAGGACCGGGAGGACGACTCggaggcgacgtcgtcggtatggcgcggcgagggcgccggcgatgggCCGTGGCTCCGAGGCGGTTTG encodes:
- a CDS encoding putative PCL7-cyclin like protein interacting with Pho85p — encoded protein: MIANSSSRQNQHHPATTSTSPTGSPPASDKPPRSHGPSPAPSPRHTDDVASESSSRSCASHLRATAATSVSHSPFVACFPDGGERPVPPIASQDAPSAADGTRRDACHPSSVPSPPPSSSSTVAVASLRAEDAKAPSMASQPNDAAAAAGPCPTRPLPPSSMNASLRCPQPSPPVDDFRPSTPTSYLTPHPTPTRHQSVVHVRDLAHVMTLAPTHLAAGDAADKATDSPVRYEISAMPIGDIIEMVAALLSKITGTNDLQHDATRRNVNHQQQANQSTDAAGSQMSPLSHSVLAFHGKNVPAITVLSYLSRIHKYCPTTYEVFLSLLVYFDRMTERINDLIVKSEESKAAASTRTPSSHRLSTQPDALVRDNGRAVASREADEIDSDLADDDDDDDDDDEMADAAVGPNHRREMTKSDKVADLAGSPVDANPSTYFVVDSFNIHRLIISGVTCASKFFSDVFYTNSRYAKVGGLPLAELNHLEIQFLILNDFRLAVPVEDLEAYATMLVEFYARDVVAKK